A region of Calditrichota bacterium DNA encodes the following proteins:
- the mutL gene encoding DNA mismatch repair endonuclease MutL, which yields MPQNRIHVLPEHVANRIAAGEVVDRPASVVKELVENALDAGARQIDIIIKGGGKLLVQVIDDGCGMSPEDAPLAFQRHSTSKIATAADLESITTLGFRGEALASIASVARVELRTAEEDAGESTVVRVEGGTMVEVGKEAFRKGTSVAVKNLFYNTPARRKFLRSDETEYRHILTVLTRFTLAFPEVGFSLVNGDVEVFALQPSSLQARIAAVLGDHTAGTMLPVEDQGSVLRIYGMVGKPEEARKSRGNQYLFLNRRYVVDRALNHAVMAGYGESVTGGLFPTYVLFLEIDPTRVDVNVHPTKTEVKLADAQLAYDLLRGAVRRALTQRAEAPPRPRTHSDHHPPLSTRRQVTLPMEFFAPAEVGRASSPSSGAAPANEGLAHRVPSAPERPNVWQFHDTYILSEIKSGLVIIDQHAAHERILFEQAMRDLGNSKPSSQQLLFPQTVQLSAEDYELLMEMLPFLEMLGFLIRSFGKQTVVIEGVPSGYRGSDEARLLLEVIDEYRENRRSGIEMRESVARSYACHAAVRAGERLSVEAMNALIDQLFATENPYYCPHGRPTIINISLDELARRFQR from the coding sequence ATGCCTCAAAACCGCATACATGTGCTGCCCGAGCATGTGGCCAACAGGATTGCCGCCGGCGAGGTGGTTGACCGCCCGGCGTCGGTGGTCAAAGAGCTCGTGGAAAACGCCTTGGACGCAGGCGCCCGCCAGATAGACATCATCATCAAGGGCGGCGGTAAGCTCCTGGTGCAGGTGATCGACGACGGCTGTGGGATGAGCCCCGAGGATGCACCGCTGGCTTTTCAGCGACATTCCACCAGCAAGATTGCCACTGCTGCTGACCTGGAGAGCATCACGACCCTTGGCTTCCGCGGCGAGGCCTTAGCCAGCATTGCCTCGGTGGCGCGGGTGGAACTGCGCACCGCTGAGGAAGACGCAGGCGAGAGTACGGTGGTGCGGGTCGAGGGTGGGACAATGGTCGAGGTCGGCAAGGAGGCTTTCCGCAAGGGGACCTCGGTGGCGGTGAAGAACCTGTTCTACAACACGCCGGCACGGCGCAAGTTCCTTCGCTCCGACGAGACCGAGTACCGCCATATCCTCACCGTGCTCACTCGTTTCACCCTCGCCTTTCCGGAAGTCGGCTTTTCCCTGGTCAACGGCGACGTGGAAGTCTTTGCCCTGCAACCCAGCAGTCTGCAGGCACGCATTGCGGCTGTGCTCGGCGACCACACCGCTGGGACGATGTTGCCCGTCGAAGACCAGGGCTCGGTTTTGCGCATCTACGGCATGGTCGGCAAACCAGAAGAAGCCCGCAAGTCGCGCGGAAACCAGTATCTTTTTCTCAACCGCCGCTACGTGGTCGACCGCGCCCTCAACCATGCGGTGATGGCAGGCTACGGCGAGAGCGTCACGGGGGGCCTGTTCCCCACGTATGTGCTCTTCCTGGAGATTGACCCCACCCGCGTGGACGTCAACGTGCACCCCACCAAGACGGAAGTCAAGTTGGCGGATGCGCAGTTGGCCTACGACCTCCTGCGCGGGGCAGTGCGCCGCGCCTTGACGCAGCGCGCCGAAGCTCCGCCGCGACCACGGACCCACAGCGACCACCACCCGCCATTGAGCACACGGCGGCAAGTGACTCTCCCCATGGAGTTCTTCGCCCCCGCCGAGGTGGGGCGGGCCTCCAGTCCCTCAAGCGGGGCTGCACCGGCAAACGAGGGCCTTGCGCACCGTGTGCCGTCAGCGCCGGAACGACCCAATGTGTGGCAGTTCCACGACACGTACATCTTGTCCGAGATCAAGAGCGGCCTGGTCATCATCGACCAGCACGCCGCCCATGAGCGCATTCTCTTCGAGCAGGCAATGCGCGACCTGGGTAACTCGAAGCCTTCCTCGCAGCAGCTTCTCTTTCCGCAGACGGTGCAGCTGTCGGCGGAGGACTATGAGCTGTTGATGGAGATGCTCCCCTTCTTGGAAATGCTCGGCTTTCTCATTCGCAGCTTCGGCAAACAGACGGTCGTCATTGAGGGGGTGCCCTCCGGGTATCGGGGCAGCGACGAGGCGCGCCTCTTGCTGGAGGTGATTGACGAGTACCGCGAGAACCGCCGCTCCGGGATAGAGATGCGCGAGAGCGTGGCTCGCTCCTACGCCTGTCACGCAGCCGTGCGCGCGGGGGAGCGACTGTCGGTGGAGGCCATGAATGCGCTCATCGACCAACTTTTTGCCACCGAGAACCCCTACTACTGTCCGCACGGTCGTCCCACCATCATCAACATCTCGCTGGATGAACTCGCCCG